The genomic window TCCTGTGGGAGGTCGTCGCTGTCCTCGGTGAAGACGAACAGGACGTAGGCCTCGACCGCTTGTGCGGCGTCGGGCAGCGACGCGACGTAGTCGGCCTGTGCCAGCGCACGGTCCTCGTTGGTATCGACGGGTATCAAGACGCGATACATGGACAACAGTTCGCATGGCCGGGTTATAAAATCGACTCCGATTCCCGCTGCTCGACGGTGGCTCCGCGAGCGAGCGCACCCGCTGCGTTCGCGTCTCGGCGGTCAATTCAGTCTTCGTCGGTTTCCTCGTCTTCCTCCTCGTCGGCGGCTCCGCCGGTCGACTCCTCGTCCGCTTCGTCCTCGTCCTCGTCCTCGCCCTCGACCTCGACCTCCGCTTCGACTTCGATCGTCAGCCCGCCGGCCTCGAGTTCGCCCTCGAACTCGCGTTCGTCCCCGACTTCCATCTCGAGTTCGGTGGTGTCCACTTCGACTTCGACCTCCACGTCGACGGTGACTTCGGCGTCGTCCATACCTGCCCTTCGCTCGACTTCCCTATAGGGATACCGCGCGTTTTCGCGGACTGTATTCGCCCCCGGGTCCGGAACGTATTTTTAGGCTGGCCGAAAAGAGAGTGTATGCCCGATCCCGTCCGGGTAACGCTCGAGGGGACCGACGACTCGACGTCCGTTCGCGACGGGGCCGTCTACCTGACCGACGACCGGTTCGATTCCTGTCGCCGATTGGACGACCGGCGGGCGTGAGATTACCGCGACGGGTGAAGTTCACGGTTGCGTACGTTTCACCGAGCGAACCGTGCACTTCTTTTGCGACTCGATCCAAACAATAGTATGTCTCCACCGATCGAGGACGCGATTACCGTTCTGTTGGTCGAACCAAACCCCGGTGACGCGCGCCTGTTCTCCGAATCGTTCGAGGACGCGAACATCGCGAGCCGGATCCACACCGTCACCGGGGGCGAGGCGGCGCTCGACTTCGTCCACCAGCGCGGCGAGCACGTGGACAGCCCCCGACCGGACATGATCCTGCTCGACTTCCAACTCCCCGACGTGGACGGCGCGGACGTGCTCTCCGAACTCAAATCCGCAGAGGCGCTGCGCTCGATCCCCGTGATCGTGATGACGAGTTCGGCGACCGAAGAGGACATCGCCCGCTCCTACGACCTCCACGCGAACGCGTACGTCCAGAAACCGGTCGAACCGGACGAGTTCATCGAACTCGGCCGCTCGTTCGAAAACTTCTGGCTGACCTTCGTCCGACTCCCCGGCGAGTAGCCTCGACGGAGCCGACCTCGCTCTCTTTCGCTCGGGCTCTGTCTCCCCAAAACCCGGCCCGTTCCGATCGACTCTACGACTCGAGCCAGTCGGGCAATTCGTTGATCGACTCGAGGACCGCCGCCGCGCCCTCGGTCTCGTATTTCCGCCGCCCCTCCGCGCCGGTCAGCCCGCCGGTCAGGACGCCGATCCCGCGGTACTCGCGATCGGGGTCGGCCTCGCTGGCGTTGACCGCCGTCCGAATATCGTCTAACGTGTCGCCGACGAAGACGACGCTCTCGGCGTCGAACCGCTCCGCGAGCGTCGTCAGCGCGCGCGGGTGGGGTTTGCCCTCCTCCCAGTCGTCCATCGTGAAGCGATGGTCGAGCGGGATCGCGTCGTCGAGTCCCACCCGATCTAAGGCGATCTCGGCCTCGGCTTCCGGGCGGCCGGTCAGGACGCCTACGTCGTAGCCCTCGAGCAGCCGGTCCCGGGCTTCGGGCTCGAGCAACACCGGTTCGTCGTGGATGAAGCCGGCCGTCTCGCGCTCGAGGTCGGGCTCGCCGCCCTCGAGTCCGCGGTAGAGTTCGTCGCCGAGGTACAGTTGCTGGAAGACGTCGCGGAGCCGCTCGCGGTCCCACCGATTCGTCACGCGCTGGGTTGCCCGCGCGCCGATCGCCTCGCGGACGACGGTTTCGGCCGCCTCGAGGCCGCCGCCGTTCGCGGCGATCGCGTCGGTAAAGTCCGACAGCGACTCGCCATACCCCTCCTCAGTCGCAAGAACGTAGAGCGCGGCGGCGTGGGTCAGTTCCCAATCGTTGTTGAACCCGCCGGCGTCTTTGAACTGCTGGATGTCGTCCTTGCGGATCGTCCGATCGTAGACCGCCTCGACGGACTCGACGATCGCCCGCCGGTAGGAGTCGGCGACGTCGACGAGCACCCCGTCGATGTCGAGGATGACGGCGTCTGCGTTCATACTCCCTCGAACGGGCCGGCGGGGATAAATAACTCTGATTTCAGACCGCGCCGAGTCCCACGACCCACGCCGCCACGGCGAACAGGCCGGCCGCGTAGAGGAGGTCCGCCCACAGCCACGACAGCAGGTTCGCGACGTAGATCACGACGACGAACGGAACGCCGAGCAGAACGCGGGGCGACCGCCGCCACTCCGCCCGCGAGCGGTTCCAGAGCGTATTCGCGTCGCCGGTGCTCGGAAACGCGTGCATTCCGACCGAGAGTCCCAGCCAGCCGAGTGCGAGCGCCGCGACGATCGTCCCGAGAGACGCCGTCCGAATCTCGCCGATCCCCTCGAGGAG from Natrinema versiforme includes these protein-coding regions:
- a CDS encoding response regulator; this translates as MSPPIEDAITVLLVEPNPGDARLFSESFEDANIASRIHTVTGGEAALDFVHQRGEHVDSPRPDMILLDFQLPDVDGADVLSELKSAEALRSIPVIVMTSSATEEDIARSYDLHANAYVQKPVEPDEFIELGRSFENFWLTFVRLPGE
- a CDS encoding TIGR01548 family HAD-type hydrolase encodes the protein MNADAVILDIDGVLVDVADSYRRAIVESVEAVYDRTIRKDDIQQFKDAGGFNNDWELTHAAALYVLATEEGYGESLSDFTDAIAANGGGLEAAETVVREAIGARATQRVTNRWDRERLRDVFQQLYLGDELYRGLEGGEPDLERETAGFIHDEPVLLEPEARDRLLEGYDVGVLTGRPEAEAEIALDRVGLDDAIPLDHRFTMDDWEEGKPHPRALTTLAERFDAESVVFVGDTLDDIRTAVNASEADPDREYRGIGVLTGGLTGAEGRRKYETEGAAAVLESINELPDWLES